In Hydrogenovibrio marinus, a single genomic region encodes these proteins:
- a CDS encoding HDOD domain-containing protein produces MKNLFDNPQIQGIIEHSADVAFCCAELSEHVAEVTRDEAYLLGLFHNGGCLLLAMKDPKGYLKTFAYLNTYPVSGIKKEMGQYLTNHMDVGLLLGQKWKLFVDMLNAILLHHSAELNHPNDRLRGMVSMLKIANVFVSEVSFGSYMTDEANGYLEVAREDLMISKEVVNEVRHSLIAFA; encoded by the coding sequence ATTAAAAATCTTTTCGACAATCCTCAGATTCAGGGAATTATTGAGCATTCAGCGGATGTTGCTTTTTGCTGCGCCGAGCTGTCCGAGCATGTTGCCGAAGTGACTCGTGATGAAGCCTATTTGTTAGGGTTGTTTCACAACGGCGGCTGTTTATTGCTGGCAATGAAAGACCCGAAAGGGTATCTAAAAACGTTTGCTTACCTCAATACGTATCCGGTTTCTGGCATTAAAAAAGAGATGGGTCAATACCTGACTAATCACATGGATGTCGGTTTATTGTTGGGGCAGAAGTGGAAGTTGTTTGTTGATATGCTGAATGCCATTTTATTGCATCACAGCGCCGAACTGAATCATCCCAATGATCGCCTTCGTGGGATGGTGTCGATGTTGAAGATCGCGAATGTTTTCGTCAGTGAGGTGTCTTTCGGCTCGTATATGACAGATGAAGCCAATGGCTATTTGGAAGTGGCACGTGAAGACTTGATGATTTCAAAAGAAGTTGTCAATGAAGTACGCCACTCGCTGATTGCCTTCGCCTAG
- a CDS encoding HDOD domain-containing protein → MEQRLRQAVQAIKGIKIPDLPKEIMELDEEMSRKFPNNQTITRIIESNTKLSGEVLRIANSPVMKLRNPVKSIREAVDALGYENLKNLVISAALKIFSTILRFRELLSIQRMLLFAAPSCPSMLPK, encoded by the coding sequence ATGGAACAAAGATTAAGACAGGCGGTTCAGGCGATAAAAGGAATTAAAATTCCGGACCTGCCGAAGGAAATCATGGAACTGGACGAGGAGATGTCCAGAAAGTTCCCAAACAACCAAACAATTACTCGAATTATTGAAAGCAACACTAAGCTCTCTGGAGAAGTGTTGCGTATCGCCAACTCACCCGTCATGAAGTTGAGAAACCCGGTGAAATCCATTCGTGAAGCGGTGGACGCATTGGGTTATGAAAATCTCAAAAACCTGGTGATTTCCGCAGCATTAAAAATCTTTTCGACAATCCTCAGATTCAGGGAATTATTGAGCATTCAGCGGATGTTGCTTTTTGCTGCGCCGAGCTGTCCGAGCATGTTGCCGAAGTGA